In the genome of Triticum urartu cultivar G1812 chromosome 5, Tu2.1, whole genome shotgun sequence, one region contains:
- the LOC125555917 gene encoding probable phytol kinase 2, chloroplastic, whose translation MIVQLSRSSCLQEPQICEERVELCESVCELRGASIGGSMWPESPLLRDAGAAVLTGCVAMAVLRFWEEVGNRALLDQKLCRKLVHISVGLVYFLMWPLFSADDVYAPFLASIVIALNIIKVILIGSGVVKDDGVVNSMTRNGDYRELLKGPLYYACTITLTTVIFWRTSPISIAVICNLCAGDGVADIAGRRFGHVKLPHNPDKSYAGSIAMFFAGFVASILFMCYFHLFGFVEQSWTMVAAFGVTSLAAAIVESLPVSTLLDDNLTTPIASALVGSLVFYYVGGGGGAGSGDGTSISATAAMVFAGSSYYSEG comes from the exons ATGATAGTACAACTGTCTCGGTCTTCCTGCCTGCAGGAGCCACAAATCTGTGAAGAAAGGGTTGAGCTTTGCGAATCTGTCTGCGAGTTGCGTGGGGCTAGCATTGGTGGATCCATGTGGCCGGAGAGCCCGCTTCTCCGGGACGCCGGCGCTGCCGTGCTCACCGGATGCGTCGCCATGGCGGTGCTCCGCTTCTGGGAGGAGGTCGGCAACCGCGCCCTCTTGGACCAA AAACTCTGCAGGAAGCTGGTGCACATCAGTGTTGGGCTGGTATATTTCCTGATGTGGCCTTTGTTCAG TGCAGATGATGTCTATGCTCCATTTCTTGCTTCAATTGTCATTGCGCTCAATATCATAAAGGTAATCTTGATTGGATCTGGTGTAGTTAAAGATGACGGCGTGGTTAACTCGATGACAAGAAATGGAGACTACAG AGAGCTTCTCAAAGGCCCACTCTATTACGCGTGTACTATAACCCTCACTACCGTAATCTTTTGGAGGACGTCTCCCATTTCGATTGCTGTGATTTGCAACTTGTGCGCGGGGGACG GTGTGGCTGACATAGCCGGGAGGCGGTTCGGGCATGTGAAGCTCCCTCACAACCCCGACAAATCCTATGCCGGAAGCATCGCAATGTTCTTCGCCGGCTTCGTCGCATCGATCCT TTTCATGTGCTACTTCCACCTTTTCGGATTCGTGGAGCAGAGCTGGACCATGGTCGCTGCCTTTGGCGTCACGTCGCTTGCAGCGGCGATTGTCGAGTCACTCCCGGTCAGCACGCTCTTGGACGATAACCTGACGACTCCAATCGCGTCGGCGCTCGTCGGCAGCCTGGTTTTCTACTAtgttggtggtggtggcggtgccGGAAGCGGCGACGGGACCAGCATCTCGGCGACTGCTGCGATGGTCTTTGCAGGCAGTAGCTATTACAGTGAGGGCTAA
- the LOC125508695 gene encoding SAM50-like protein SPAC17C9.06, giving the protein MATTASKYPQHYDDDEDDDDEFEDDDDDDEPSRPLPAGSAEDRLEAVLRRLTADEVRIRVHDVAIRGCARTRRAAAEAAVGQDLARAATVPELLRAAAAAGERLRRLGAFESVSITLDTAPPGVPADARGGAVVVLVDVTEARGRAAGGLGVFANTETRSCSVEGSLRFKNLFGYCETWDASGLLGLDQTMELSVGALIPRIGPIPTPLMARVSFLSEDWLKSSLREHLMGVSVGLLSTMNHNLAYNLSWKTIIDPARLSSSSIRDQLEHSLLSSIKYTYKIDQRDSSIRPTRGYAFLSSSQVGGLAPDSKNTRFVRQEFDLRVAMPLGVWNGALNAGVAAGFIHPLATGSAVSISSLRERFYLGGNKSLVCRLGGPSSLLGFKSRGLGPTDSQACAPKNSENAAPSSPELDALGGDIAVTAFADLSFDLPLKPLREFGIHGHAFVSAGNHAKFTERDIRRFSVTEFLKTFRSSAGFGVVVPTRLFRIEMNYCHILKQFDNDRAKTGIQFNFSSP; this is encoded by the exons ATGGCCACCACCGCATCCAAGTACCCCCAACACTACGACGACGATGAGGATGACGACGATGAAttcgaggacgacgacgacgatgacgagcCCTCCCGCCCGCTGCCCGCCGGCAGCGCGGAGGATCGCCTCGAGGCCGTTCTTCGCCGGCTCACGGCGGACGAGGTCCGGATCCGGGTGCACGACGTCGCGATCCGGGGCTGCGCCCGCACGCGCCGGGCCGCCGCGGAGGCAGCGGTGGGACAGGACCTCGCGCGCGCCGCTACCGTGCCGGAGCTCCTGCGTGCCGCTGCAGCGGCCGGCGAGCGGCTCCGTCGCCTCGGCGCCTTCGAATCCGTCTCCATCACCCTAGACACCGCGCCACCGGGGGTCCCTGCGGACGCGAGAGGCGGCGCCGTCGTCGTCCTTGTCGACGTCACGGAGGCTCGGGGCCGCGCTGCCGGCGGGCTCGGCGTATTCGCCAACACGGAG ACTAGATCATGCTCAGTTGAAGGTTCACTGAGGTTCAAGAATCTATTTGGATACTGTGAGACCTGGGATGCATCTGGTCTTCTTGGTTTAGATCAGACAATGGAGCTCAGTGTTGGAGCCTTAATACCGAGAATTGGACCAATACCCACTCCACTGATGGCTCGAGTGTCATTTCTCTCTGAGGACTGGTTAAAGTCCTCGCTCAGAGAACACCTGATGGGGGTTTCTGTTGGGTTGCTCTCCACGATGAACCATAACCTTGCTTACAATCTCTCATGGAAAACTATAATTGACCCAGCGCGGTTGTCCTCCAGTTCCATAAGGGACCAGTTAGAGCATAGCCTATTATCCTCTATCAAATATACATACAAAATTGACCAGAGAGACTCAAGCATAAGACCTACACGTGGATATGCTTTTCTTTCATCTTCTCAAGTCGGAGGTCTTGCCCCAGACAGCAAAAACACGCGTTTTGTTAGACAG GAATTTGATCTTCGGGTAGCTATGCCACTGGGTGTGTGGAATGGTGCTCTGAATGCCGGAGTGGCTGCAGGGTTCATCCATCCATTGGCCACAGGATCAGCAGTCTCTATCTCATCACTTCGAGAACGCTTTTACTTGGGCGGCAATAAGTCTCTTGTTTGCCGCTTGGGTGGACCATCATCACTATTGGGCTTCAAGTCAAGGGGGCTAGGACCAACAGACTCACAAGCCTGTGCCCCCAAGAATTCTGAAAATGCTGCTCCCAGTTCTCCTGAGCTAGATGCACTGGGAGGTGACATAGCAGTCACAGCCTTTGCTGATCTTTCATTTGATCTACCTCTGAAGCCACTCAGGGAGTTTGGGATTCATGGCCATGCATTTGTCTCAGCTGGGAACCATGCTAAGTTCACAGAGCGTGATATCAGAAGATTTTCTGTTACCGAGTTCCTAAAAACGTTCAGGAGTTCTGCAGGATTTGGTGTGGTTGTGCCAACCAGATTGTTTCGCATAGAG ATGAACTACTGCCACATCCTAAAACAGTTTGATAATGACAGGGCGAAGACAGGCATACAGTTCAACTTCTCTTCGCCCTAA
- the LOC125508696 gene encoding transcription factor LUX-like isoform X1, which produces MEASKGGDGSSGASASNDDSTVEEEGAGREEQEDACRGNSLSSSSVRPYVRSKNPRLRWTPELHHCFVRAIHRLGGQDRATPKLVLQLMNVRGLSIGHVKSHLQMYRSKKIDDSGQVIGHLPLPHAFHHRQSGAGTMLSRFGAAAWPPWRSFHEPYWAHGRPFLATGSRTYNSLEAEAEAAFLRSRAQHVARAASSNPGLMMQSGCPSRNDHHTMNHQHKRLLQPTVCNADDIHISLDLDLDLSLGLPVPRREAKRKRSGCGWVKEGPDENGADEEQVDETSSATMLSLSLFSPGDAPRKMSSTSASDRAVDEHATRRASTLDLTI; this is translated from the exons ATGGAGGCGAGCAAGGGAGGCGACGGGAGCTCGGGCGCCTCGGCGAGCAACGATGACAGCACGGTGGAGGAGGAGGGAGCGGGCCGTGAAGAGCAGGAGGACGCCTGCAGGGGGAACTCTTTGTCGTCGTCGTCGGTGCGCCCCTACGTCCGCTCCAAGAACCCGCGCCTCCGCTGGACGCCGGAGCTCCACCACTGCTTCGTCCGCGCCATTCACAGGCTCGGCGGCCAAGACC gtgcaACTCCGAAGCTCGTTCTTCAGTTGATGAACGTCAGAGGGCTTAGCATAGGCCATGTCAAGAGCCACCTCCAG ATGTATAGGAGCAAGAAGATCGATGACTCAGGCCAGG TCATAGGTCATCTCCCCTTGCCCCATGCCTTCCATCATCGCCAGAGTGGTGCGGGCACCATGTTGTCAAG GTTTGGTGCTGCTGCATGGCCTCCATGGAGAAGCTTCCATGAACCATATTGGGCCCATGGTCGCCCCTTTCTTGCAACTGGATCGAGGACCTACAACTCTTTAGAAGCTGAAGCCGAGGCGGCTTTCCTTCGGTCCCGAGCTCAACATGTAGCTCGAGCTGCATCTAGCAATCCGGGACTGATGATGCAGTCAGGCTGTCCATCTCGGAACGATCATCATACCATGAACCACCAGCATAAACGATTGCTGCAACCGACAGTGTGCAACGCTGATGATATCCATATTTCTCTTGATCTTGATCTCGATCTCTCGCTCGGTCTCCCCGTGCCGAGGAGGGAGGCGAAGCGGAAGAGATCGGGCTGCGGCTGGGTGAAAGAAGGCCCTGATGAGAATGGAGCCGATGAAGAACAAGTGGATGAGACCAGCAGTGCCACTATGCTATCTCTGTCCTTGTTCTCTCCTGGGGATGCTCCTCGGAAGATGAGTAGCACTAGTGCTAGTGATCGTGCAGTAGATGAGCATGCTACAAGGAGGGCAAGTACTCTTGATCTCACCATATGA
- the LOC125508696 gene encoding uncharacterized protein LOC125508696 isoform X2 has translation MEASKGGDGSSGASASNDDSTVEEEGAGREEQEDACRGNSLSSSSVRPYVRSKNPRLRWTPELHHCFVRAIHRLGGQDRATPKLVLQLMNVRGLSIGHVKSHLQMYRSKKIDDSGQGHLPLPHAFHHRQSGAGTMLSRFGAAAWPPWRSFHEPYWAHGRPFLATGSRTYNSLEAEAEAAFLRSRAQHVARAASSNPGLMMQSGCPSRNDHHTMNHQHKRLLQPTVCNADDIHISLDLDLDLSLGLPVPRREAKRKRSGCGWVKEGPDENGADEEQVDETSSATMLSLSLFSPGDAPRKMSSTSASDRAVDEHATRRASTLDLTI, from the exons ATGGAGGCGAGCAAGGGAGGCGACGGGAGCTCGGGCGCCTCGGCGAGCAACGATGACAGCACGGTGGAGGAGGAGGGAGCGGGCCGTGAAGAGCAGGAGGACGCCTGCAGGGGGAACTCTTTGTCGTCGTCGTCGGTGCGCCCCTACGTCCGCTCCAAGAACCCGCGCCTCCGCTGGACGCCGGAGCTCCACCACTGCTTCGTCCGCGCCATTCACAGGCTCGGCGGCCAAGACC gtgcaACTCCGAAGCTCGTTCTTCAGTTGATGAACGTCAGAGGGCTTAGCATAGGCCATGTCAAGAGCCACCTCCAG ATGTATAGGAGCAAGAAGATCGATGACTCAGGCCAGG GTCATCTCCCCTTGCCCCATGCCTTCCATCATCGCCAGAGTGGTGCGGGCACCATGTTGTCAAG GTTTGGTGCTGCTGCATGGCCTCCATGGAGAAGCTTCCATGAACCATATTGGGCCCATGGTCGCCCCTTTCTTGCAACTGGATCGAGGACCTACAACTCTTTAGAAGCTGAAGCCGAGGCGGCTTTCCTTCGGTCCCGAGCTCAACATGTAGCTCGAGCTGCATCTAGCAATCCGGGACTGATGATGCAGTCAGGCTGTCCATCTCGGAACGATCATCATACCATGAACCACCAGCATAAACGATTGCTGCAACCGACAGTGTGCAACGCTGATGATATCCATATTTCTCTTGATCTTGATCTCGATCTCTCGCTCGGTCTCCCCGTGCCGAGGAGGGAGGCGAAGCGGAAGAGATCGGGCTGCGGCTGGGTGAAAGAAGGCCCTGATGAGAATGGAGCCGATGAAGAACAAGTGGATGAGACCAGCAGTGCCACTATGCTATCTCTGTCCTTGTTCTCTCCTGGGGATGCTCCTCGGAAGATGAGTAGCACTAGTGCTAGTGATCGTGCAGTAGATGAGCATGCTACAAGGAGGGCAAGTACTCTTGATCTCACCATATGA